Below is a window of Myroides profundi DNA.
AGAGAAAAAAGATACAAATGCAGTAGAAGGAACTACTGAGACAACAACAGAACAAGTAGAAGCACCTGTACAAAAAGAATTATCTTATTCTATGGAATGGACAGCTTTTAAAACACCTGAGAAAGTAGGAGTAAAAGGAACATTCTCAGATATTAAATTGAATGAAGTAAAAGCGGATGCTGCTACATTAGAAGAAGCGTTAAAAGGAGCTAACTTCGTAGTAGTAACATCTTCTGTAAGCACTAATGATGCTGGTAGAGATGAGAAGTTAAAAGGTCAGTTCTTTGCTAAAATGGTTGGAAATATCAATGGATTCTTTGGTGAGTTTAAAGATGGTAAAGTAATCGTGAACTTAACAATGAATGGAATTTCTAAAGAGAAAGAGTTCGCATATAGAGTAGAAGGTGATGCTCTTAAGTTAAATGGTTCAATAGATATCATTGCTGATTTTACGGCTCAGTCTGCATTTGATAGCTTACATGAAGCTTGTAAAGATTTGCACGAAGGAAAAACTTGGTCTGACGTAGAGATTTCTGCTGAGATTAAAAAATAATTAGTTACTTTTGTAACGTAATTGAAGAGGAGTATGCATAAATATTCCTCTTTTTTTGTACCTTTGCAAACCAAATAAATTATCTATTTTAGGATATGTTAGATAGACTACAAATTATTAAGCAACGTTTTGACGAAGTTTCTGACTTAATTATTCAGCCAGATGTTATTGCTGATCAAAAACGTTACGTACAATTAAATAAAGAGTATAAAGATTTAAAACAGTTAGTTGAAAAGCGTGCTGAGTATATAAATCTTAAAGGTAATATGGAAGAAGCTAATGAAATATTAGCTGATGGAAGTGATGCTGAAATGGTAGAAATGGCTAAGATGCAATTAGATGAGGCAAAAGGTCGTTTACCAGAATTAGAAGAAGAAATCAAATTCTTATTGATACCTAAAGATCCAGAGGATGCTAAAAACGTAATGGTAGAGGTGCGTGCTGGTACAGGAGGTGATGAAGCAAGTATCTTCGCAGGAGATTTATTTAGAATGTACACTAAATACTGTGAATCTAAAGGATGGAGAACATCTGTAGTAGATGTGAATGAAGGAACTTCTGGAGGATACAAAGAGGTTATCTTTGAAGTAACAGGAGAAGATGTATATGGTACATTAAAATTTGAAGCAGGAGTACACCGTGTACAACGTGTTCCTCAAACGGAAACTCAAGGACGTGTACACACATCAGCAGCTACTGTAATGGTATTACCAGAAGCAGAAGAGTTCGATGTACATATCGATATGAATGATGTACGTATTGACTTATTCTGTTCGTCAGGACCTGGAGGACAGTCTGTAAATACAACTAAATCAGCTGTACGTATGACTCACATTCCTACAGGACTTGTGGCTCAATGTCAGGATGAGAAATCTCAACACAAGAATAAAGATAAAGCTTTATCTGTATTGCGTTCTCGTTTGTATGAAATGGAATTAGCAAAGAAACAAGCAGAAGATGCAACTAAACGTTCGTCTCAGGTAAGTAGTGGGGACAGATCTGCAAAGATTAGAACTTACAACTATCCACAAGGACGTGTTACTGATCACCGTATAGGACTTACTTTATATGATCTAGATGGTATTATGAATGGTAATATTCAGAAGATTATCGATGAATTACAATTGGTAAGTAATACTGAGAAATTAAAAGAAGGAGACGTTTTTTAATCGTCTTATGTAAATATTATAAACCACACTTGCTTTTGTATAGTGTGGTTTTTTTTAAACTATAACTACGAGACATGACTACACAACAATTAATTGAACAAATTAAGCAAAAGAACTCATTTCTATGCGTTGGCTTAGATGTTGATTTAGATAAGATTCCAACTTTTTTATTAAAAGAAGAAGATCCTATATTTAGCTTTAATAAAGCAATTATCGATGCAACTCATCAATATGCAGTAGCGTATAAACCAAATATTGCGTTCTATGAAGCTTATGGTATAAAAGGATGGATGTCTCTGAAGAAGACAATAGAATACTTAAATACTAATTATCCTGAAGTATACACTATAGCAGATGCTAAGCGTGGGGATATAGGTAATACTGCGTCTATGTATGCTAAAGCTTTCTTTGAGGATATGTCGTTTGACAGCGTAACTGTTGCTCCTTATATGGGAAAAGACTCTGTAGAGCCATTTTTAGCTTTTGAAGATAAACATACTATTCTTTTAGCATTAACTTCAAATCAAGGTGCATTTGATTTCCAAACGAAAGAAGTGAATGGAAAGCCATTGTATCAAGAAGTATTAGAAACTTCTCAAACATATAAAAATGCAGAGAATTTAATGTATGTAGTGGGAGCTACTAAGGCAGAATATTTTGAAGAGATTAGAAAAATAGTACCAGAAAGCTTTCTATTAGTGCCAGGAGTAGGGGCGCAAGGTGGTAATCTACAAGATGTATGTAAATATGGGTTAAGTAAAAATGTAGGATTGCTAATCAATTCGTCAAGAGGTATTATCTTTGCATCTAAGGCAGAAGATTTCGCAGAGAAAGCGGGATTAGAAGCTAAAGCCATTCAACAAGAAATGGAGGAGATATTAAATAAAATGGTATGATTGTATTAAAAGATCAAATAGGGCAAGAGCATCGCTTTGAACAAGCACCAAAGAGAATTATTTCATTAGTGCCTTCACAAACAGAAACGTTATGTGATTTAGGATTGGAAGATGAGATTAAAGGAATAACTAAATTCTGTGTACATCCTTATCACTTAGGTGTAGTCAAAATCAAAGTAGGTGGAACTAAGAAGGTACACGTAGAAAAGATTAAGGCACTTAATCCTGATATTATTATTGCTAATAAAGAAGAAAATACTTTGGAGATCGTAGAAAGTCTGAAAGATATTTGTCCTGTTTGGGTTACTGATGTAATTACATTAGAAGATAATAAGCAAATGATAGAAGATTTTGGTGTCTTGTTTAATAAACGTACAGAGGCAAAAAAATGGAATGATAAGATTGATTTTGCTATCAAAGATTTCATGTCTTTTGTAAGTACTAGAGAAACACAAAAAGCAGCTTATTTTATCTGGAGAGAACCTTATATGGCGGCAGGTAATAATACGTTTATCAATACCCTTTTGACTTTGAATAAATTCACGAATGTATATGCTAATCGAGAAGAGCGTTATCCTGAAGTAGAGATAAGAAAGATTAGAATTCAAGGAGATCCAGAGTTGGTATTCTTGTCGTCAGAGCCTTATCCATTTAAGGAAGAACATGCATTCGAATTAGGAAGACATACACATCACGGAAAAACTGTGTTTGTGGATGGGGAAATGTTCTCTTGGCATGGGACACATTTGTTTAATGCTTTTGAGTACTTTAAACAAATTCATAAACGACTTGAATAATATCTTGATTATTAGATGAAAAGTAGTCTAGAAGATTACGGTAAGAATATAAAAAAGAAAAAGCCGAGTAAGAAATTACTCGGCTTTTTTTAACTAACCCTAACTATTATGAAATCAATCATTATTGATTATACAAATATCAAAAAAATATTTAGAAAGGTCAGTTAATTGAATGTTATAATAATGTTATATTTAGTTTTTTGTTTAAAAATATAAATATACTTCAATGTAAGTACCTAATTACTTTCTATTTTTAAAAAGTTTCTCGATAGAATTACTTGATGTGTTTTTTTTAGTTGAGTTTGTTAGATTATCTTGAATTGCGAATACTTCTTTTAATAATTTAGAATCTCTAGATCCTGTGATGTTTTCTCTAATATTTCCCTCTTCAACTGCGATCATTTTGAATACGCCATCCATAGTTTGGTTGGTAATATAATCTGTTAAGTCTGTTGTAACAGGAGATACTAGAGGAAGTGCATTATAAGTAGTGGTCATTTTTTCCCAGATTACATCAGCTCCTACTGATGCTATAGATGAATTAATCACTGGACTGAATTTAGTATATAAACTTTTAGATGTGCTTTTCTTTAAGTAATCAGTTGCAGCTGATTTTCCTCCAACTAGAATATCTTTAGCATCTGTGAATGTCATATTCTTAACAGCATCTACAAAGATTGGTGTAGCTTCTTTCACAGCACTTTCTGCAGCTCTGTTAATTAGTGTTAATCCTTGATCTGCTAATTTGTCCATACCTATTCTTCTTAAAGCTCTATCTACTTTCTGAAATTCTTCAGGCATTACAATTTTAACTAATTCATTTTTTAGGAAACCATCAGGTTGTGATAGTTTACTTACTTGATCAGCAATTCCTTTATCAAGAGCTTCTTTTAATCCCTTAGCCACTTTGTCTTGTGTAAGAGAATTGATTAGGTTGTTTTTTTTAGTGGTTTGAGCATTGATGATTGGGGAATAGGCTAGTGTACTCATGGTTAGTACAGCAGCAATCATTGTCTTTTTCATAGTGTTTTATTTATCTGTTATTGTATTTACTTCTAGTTTTATTGCTTTTCTAGCAATTTCTAGTTTTTCTTCAATTAGTATATTTTTAGTAATTAAAGTCTGTCTAAGTTGGTTCGCATCTAGGATGTTAGGATTACTACCAATCTGATGTATTAATTCTATAATACTGTTTTTTGATTGAACTATAATTTGCCAAAGCTCTTCGCTAATATAGATTTGCTGAGCTACGTTATAGTCAAACTCTTGTTCTATATGATTTATTAAATTGATTTGATATAGTGTTTTATCTTCTGAGGTAGGACTTATTCTTAGAATTAGTTTTTTTAAATCAATGCGTTCAATTAGTATTATAAAGCGTTCAAAGGCTTGTAATTTCAAGGCTTGAAGGTCTATTGTGTTTTGAGCTTTTAATTTTTCTAATAGAAATAGAT
It encodes the following:
- a CDS encoding YceI family protein, with protein sequence MKKSVLALALIGALAISCGEKKDTNAVEGTTETTTEQVEAPVQKELSYSMEWTAFKTPEKVGVKGTFSDIKLNEVKADAATLEEALKGANFVVVTSSVSTNDAGRDEKLKGQFFAKMVGNINGFFGEFKDGKVIVNLTMNGISKEKEFAYRVEGDALKLNGSIDIIADFTAQSAFDSLHEACKDLHEGKTWSDVEISAEIKK
- the prfA gene encoding peptide chain release factor 1, which produces MLDRLQIIKQRFDEVSDLIIQPDVIADQKRYVQLNKEYKDLKQLVEKRAEYINLKGNMEEANEILADGSDAEMVEMAKMQLDEAKGRLPELEEEIKFLLIPKDPEDAKNVMVEVRAGTGGDEASIFAGDLFRMYTKYCESKGWRTSVVDVNEGTSGGYKEVIFEVTGEDVYGTLKFEAGVHRVQRVPQTETQGRVHTSAATVMVLPEAEEFDVHIDMNDVRIDLFCSSGPGGQSVNTTKSAVRMTHIPTGLVAQCQDEKSQHKNKDKALSVLRSRLYEMELAKKQAEDATKRSSQVSSGDRSAKIRTYNYPQGRVTDHRIGLTLYDLDGIMNGNIQKIIDELQLVSNTEKLKEGDVF
- the pyrF gene encoding orotidine-5'-phosphate decarboxylase is translated as MTTQQLIEQIKQKNSFLCVGLDVDLDKIPTFLLKEEDPIFSFNKAIIDATHQYAVAYKPNIAFYEAYGIKGWMSLKKTIEYLNTNYPEVYTIADAKRGDIGNTASMYAKAFFEDMSFDSVTVAPYMGKDSVEPFLAFEDKHTILLALTSNQGAFDFQTKEVNGKPLYQEVLETSQTYKNAENLMYVVGATKAEYFEEIRKIVPESFLLVPGVGAQGGNLQDVCKYGLSKNVGLLINSSRGIIFASKAEDFAEKAGLEAKAIQQEMEEILNKMV
- a CDS encoding ABC transporter substrate-binding protein; the protein is MIVLKDQIGQEHRFEQAPKRIISLVPSQTETLCDLGLEDEIKGITKFCVHPYHLGVVKIKVGGTKKVHVEKIKALNPDIIIANKEENTLEIVESLKDICPVWVTDVITLEDNKQMIEDFGVLFNKRTEAKKWNDKIDFAIKDFMSFVSTRETQKAAYFIWREPYMAAGNNTFINTLLTLNKFTNVYANREERYPEVEIRKIRIQGDPELVFLSSEPYPFKEEHAFELGRHTHHGKTVFVDGEMFSWHGTHLFNAFEYFKQIHKRLE
- a CDS encoding DUF4197 domain-containing protein: MKKTMIAAVLTMSTLAYSPIINAQTTKKNNLINSLTQDKVAKGLKEALDKGIADQVSKLSQPDGFLKNELVKIVMPEEFQKVDRALRRIGMDKLADQGLTLINRAAESAVKEATPIFVDAVKNMTFTDAKDILVGGKSAATDYLKKSTSKSLYTKFSPVINSSIASVGADVIWEKMTTTYNALPLVSPVTTDLTDYITNQTMDGVFKMIAVEEGNIRENITGSRDSKLLKEVFAIQDNLTNSTKKNTSSNSIEKLFKNRK